From Ignavibacteria bacterium, the proteins below share one genomic window:
- a CDS encoding sigma-54-dependent Fis family transcriptional regulator — translation MEPDLDLSLQRKSSKNITAQFPLPRGKDWERNLRSVSPLSRPEFDMPNAILLVDDDEKLLRSIAEVVHHYGYTLYTARNGNDARELFKKHSVGVVLLDINLPDVSGEELLQEFVRQKPMTSVVMISGFGTIERAVKCTKWGAYDFLEKPLEPQRVLTTVRNAMQKFHLEAAQQTLVEEMLKHYGIVGVSEVMKKIYSDASRIAKYDTPVLITGESGTGKECLAQLIHRLSGRASFVPFNCAAVPQELIESELFGHTKGAFTGATSDKQGKFQLADNGTLFLDEIGDMSLNMQSKILRALETKDVSKVGGNETERVNARCIAATNKNLSSEIRNGKFREDLLYRLRGITFHLPPLRERRDDIPHLARYFLSEWCKKNKTEHKRLSERTEHIVQEQDWRGNVRELKYVVETLAMYSDNETIDHIQTQSLLASLDEPQFSSLDYRTYQQSLPLHEALEHFEKNLIQQSLLETQGNISHAAEKLHIDRAHLSKKIKRFGLK, via the coding sequence ATGGAACCGGACTTGGACTTGTCATTACAAAGAAAATCGTCGAAGAACATAACGGCACAATTTCCTTTACCTCGCGGGAAGGATTGGGAACGGAATTTACGCTCTGTTTCCCCGCTGTCCCGACCGGAGTTTGATATGCCAAACGCTATTCTCCTTGTTGATGACGATGAAAAACTTCTCCGCAGTATTGCAGAGGTCGTTCATCATTACGGCTACACGCTGTACACGGCGCGGAACGGAAACGATGCCCGTGAGTTATTCAAAAAACACAGCGTTGGCGTCGTCTTGCTCGATATCAACTTACCCGACGTAAGCGGCGAAGAATTACTCCAGGAATTTGTGCGTCAAAAACCGATGACTTCGGTGGTAATGATTTCCGGTTTTGGTACCATTGAACGCGCAGTAAAATGTACGAAGTGGGGCGCGTATGACTTTCTGGAAAAACCTCTCGAACCGCAGCGCGTTCTCACTACCGTGAGGAATGCGATGCAGAAATTTCATCTCGAAGCCGCGCAGCAAACCTTGGTTGAAGAAATGTTGAAACATTACGGTATTGTGGGCGTCAGCGAAGTGATGAAAAAAATTTATTCCGATGCGAGCCGTATTGCAAAATACGATACGCCCGTTCTCATCACCGGTGAAAGCGGAACAGGAAAAGAGTGTCTGGCGCAACTCATTCACCGGCTTTCCGGACGCGCATCGTTTGTTCCGTTTAATTGCGCCGCTGTTCCTCAGGAATTGATTGAAAGCGAACTCTTCGGCCACACGAAAGGCGCATTTACCGGCGCAACGAGTGATAAACAGGGTAAATTTCAACTCGCAGATAACGGCACGCTCTTTCTCGATGAAATCGGCGATATGAGTTTGAATATGCAGTCGAAAATTCTGCGCGCCCTCGAAACAAAAGACGTGAGCAAAGTCGGAGGAAATGAAACCGAACGGGTGAACGCGCGGTGTATTGCGGCAACGAATAAAAATCTCTCCTCCGAAATCCGCAACGGAAAATTCCGTGAAGATTTGCTCTACCGGTTGCGCGGTATTACGTTTCATCTTCCTCCGCTCCGCGAACGACGCGATGACATTCCCCATCTTGCGCGGTATTTTCTCTCCGAGTGGTGCAAGAAAAACAAAACGGAACACAAACGTCTTTCTGAGCGCACGGAACATATCGTGCAGGAACAGGATTGGAGAGGAAACGTGCGCGAACTGAAATACGTTGTTGAAACGCTTGCAATGTATTCCGATAATGAAACGATTGACCATATCCAAACACAAAGTCTTCTTGCTTCTCTCGATGAGCCGCAGTTCTCCTCGCTCGATTACAGAACATACCAACAGTCGCTCCCTCTCCACGAAGCCCTCGAACATTTCGAGAAAAACCTGATACAACAATCGCTCCTCGAAACGCAGGGCAACATATCCCACGCGGCAGAAAAACTCCACATTGACAGAGCCCACCTCTCGAAAAAAATAAAACGGTTTGGGTTGAAGTAA